Proteins from a single region of Pongo abelii isolate AG06213 chromosome 17, NHGRI_mPonAbe1-v2.0_pri, whole genome shotgun sequence:
- the LOC100432207 gene encoding LOW QUALITY PROTEIN: uncharacterized protein LOC100432207 (The sequence of the model RefSeq protein was modified relative to this genomic sequence to represent the inferred CDS: inserted 2 bases in 1 codon; deleted 1 base in 1 codon; substituted 2 bases at 2 genomic stop codons) yields MPTLEGSEPGHGLAKVMVEPDSCVGEEGTPETTGDIGLDSGEAMTGASTVSSPEARKTTSGHLSLQGIQRAEVPGWGNGGRVCGLPDFHPKPQQATTREPGLGSVTIYRRGIRACMCTHTHIHTHHTSHTLIHTHTPHTLIHTHTTHHTHSFTHTTHHTHHTCSVTFTHITAHHTHSXSLTFTLAHTHXLTRTHTRAHTCSQDRAYVMGPGGLQVGRGFPGWVSLRESCTSELWPAAREDKDCGRSSSLSGGPGLDGRAVSPIPPGSRLISPLFSRLCFPSGWHRQAXDTGAPEPRPGGAPCRCVPNARGVTVALGWPRLRTLPQRLVPQPAPRTPVPWRAGVPPAPAVAWTIPQPCPGR; encoded by the exons ATGCCGACCCTGGAGGGGTCTGAGCCGGGGCATGGCTTGGCAAAGGTCATGGTGGAGCCGGACAGCTGTGTGGGAGAGGAGGGGACGCCAG AAACCACCGGAGACATAGGTCTGGACTCGGGAGAGGCCATGACTGGGGCTTCCACTGTCAGCTCCCCAGAGGCAAGAAAGACAACTTCAGGCCACCTGAGCCTTCAGGGGATTCAGAGAGCAGAGGTGCCAGGATGGGGGAATGGGGGTAGGGTCTGTGGGTTGCCAGACTTCCACCCCAAACCACAGCAAGCCACCACCAGGGAACCTGGTTTGGGGTCTGTGACGATCTACCGCAGGG GGATCCgtgcatgtatgtgcacacacacacacatacacacacaccacacatcacacacactcattcacacacacacaccacacacactcattcacacacataccacacatcacacacactcattcactcacaccacacaccacacacatcacacatgctCAGTCACATTCACTCACATCACCGCACatcacacacactc ttcactcACATTCACACTCGCTCACACACACTGACTCACTCGTactcacacacgtgcacacacttGCAGCCAAGATAGGGCTTATGTCATGGGACCAGGGGGACTCCAGGTGGGAAGGGGGTTCCCTGGCTGGGTGTCCTTGAGGGAAAGTTGCACTTCAGAGCTGTGGCCTGCAGCCAGAGAGGACAAAGACTGTGGAAGGTCATCCAGCCTGTCGGGCGGGCCAGGGCTGGATGGCAGAGCTGTGTCCCCCATACCCCCAGGCTCCCGGCTCATTTCCCCGCTGTTCTCCCGCCTCTGCTTCCCTTCAGGATGGCACCGCCAGGCCTGAGACACTGGTGCCCCAGAGCCCAGGCCTGGAGGTGCCCCTTGCAGGTGTGTGCCCAATGCCAGGGGCGTGACTGTG GCTCTGGGGTGGCCCCGCCTGAGGACCCTACCCCAGAGACTGGTTCCCCAACCTGCACCCAGAACTCCAGTCCCTTGGCGGGCAGGAGTCCCCCCCGCCCCTGCCGTGGCCTGGACCATTCCCCAGCCATGTCCTGGGCGGTGA